Sequence from the Triplophysa rosa linkage group LG22, Trosa_1v2, whole genome shotgun sequence genome:
GATGGGTCTCAGGGGCATCAGGAGTTAGAGATTTTCTGTTTGACGTCGAATGAGGGAGGTAATTGCGGTCATAATGGCTGGGCTGAGACGGTTAATGTGGGATCACTGTGGTCAGGTCCCTTTTCCCCCCAGGCTGTGATGTCACAAACTGGCATATATTCAAACTAAACCATGTTTAATTTCCTTTCCACAGTTCGAATGGCAAAACTGTGACCTGGGCACAGAACGAAAGAGGCTACCGGCCGAACTTGTGGAAACGGATCTCCATTCACATTAAGAAGAAGGAAGAAACCAACCAGACGGCCATTATTAAACCCTTCTCCAAAGGCTGCGACCGACCTCCAGACTCCGGGTTGAAGCTGGTATATGAGGGACCTCAAAAAAACCAACGCTACCCTGTAACCTACCGCCCCGGTGCACCTTCTCCTCTCCCGACCGTGTGCCAGCCTACGCAGAGGCGCGTGGAGGAAGACCGCGATGAAGAACGTGCGCCGATCGTGCACGTACCCTCCTACCTGACAGAGCGCCTGCATCACGGCGGCCCGCCCCAGACTTCTATCATGGATCAGATAAGCTGCGTCGTCAGTCGGTTCACAGCCAACATAAGCGAGCTAAACAGCATGATGCTGCCCGGTTCGCCACCTGGGTCGGCGGTAAACTCCGCCCCGCCAGTCCCCAGACCCTGTTCACCCTCCTACAGGCTTCACCCACAGGAAAGGTCGCACCCCACCACCGTCACCACCTACGCTGATGTAGTGGCTTCAGCGAACACCAGCCATCGGTCCGCGGTGGGCATCGCCGGGGGCATTATAGCCGGTGGCAGCAGCAGGGCATCACCCGCCAGTCTTTACGACAGCACTTACGACTCCTCGTGTGCGGTGAGGAACACCGATCTGGACGACCTGGGCACTCTGACACCCCCTTCCCCATTCAGAGACTCCTCAGTGGACTCGATTAGCGAGTCTCCTACATCTCCGGCTTCAGAGATGCCGCTGTGCGAGCCCTGCTCCCCGATATACGACCAGCTGGTGCTTAGGCATTACAGCCAAAGCTCTTCTTCTCTCTGAGAGATGAAGGAAGCAGACAGCCAAGAGGCAGCTACTTAAAGCATGCATCTGCTTAGATTGCATAACTGAACTGTAAATGTCAAGAAATGTACGCTATCAATGTAGAACTCAACAAGGACATTTTGTGGTGCTTGGAATCCGGCCCGTCCTCAAAATAAGGATAGTGAGAGATCTGACACGCCACTAAACTGCTTTTCAGATTATTAAGGATGTGCTGGATATGCTTTCGGGTTAAGAGCACGCTGAGGACCTCAAGGACAAGTTTACAGTCACTCTTGATGTTTATCAGTCTGCGGACTGAAAGCGTTAACATTCCTATGACGTCAGTCCACACAGGTGTGTAAAATAACATCAGTGTGCACCAGGTGATGTaaagtttgttttacatttgaatcTAGCCTGTCAGCAAGTAAACACCTTGCACAGTTGTTCACATGCTAAGTGTGTTTGAATGTAGGACCAAACAGACAGTATAGTCTTTAGTTTAAATATATAGTTTTAATATTGCTCATTTTCTTCATTACATTAGGTCAGAGGTTGCATGTTGTGCCACTTTCATAtctcatgaaaataaatatatatttttcttagcAAATCAGATAAAATGGATATAagggcaagtttatttatatacataggACAAGATTGTCACTTTAGACAATGTGTCTTTCAAGAACAATATTTATCAGACGGACAGTGTCTAATCTTGTACCCATcgaacacagaacgttcccagaatgttggtttttggttcccaaaagttggaaataaaacttttttttgttaacaacataaacaaacgttactgcgcatgcacacttttgtaaccccacactgtaaacccggataagttggcaatactcaaatatttttgagttttagagattcttggtttaagtaagcagaaccttcaaattttgattactgttaagttaaagttcGTAAGAAATCTTAGTTAGtgcgacttaaatatttaatttattctttttgtgaaattaagtagacagaacttaaacaaataagtaccaaaattgcatttttaagttaactaaactaaattctttcggtttcattattttgcatattccttagtcttaatatgcataaatcaaacaccttgacttatgcaatccaaaatgagcaagaagagactgatctcagaactggcattagcacagttactgctcacTGATAACATAACACATGTTACAGGTGAAATGTAGCTTCGCAGAGACTAGGCACATgtaccactcttctaaacaatggtaaccacaaaaaaaaatatgtcaaactcttctaaatatccaagagaagtgaacattaaacactaacaagtctttaactttactaaaacatataaaataatcatattttttttaaatttactctcctaatgcagtctgacgcaaagcatgctgggaattggaaatccttcttgaccaattgttgaattaacatgtttaaattaagtaaggagcaaataatttttttgagttttattcaagttaatcaaaaataatcattatactttactcaaaagtaaaaaagtgtttcacgaacttaaaatattttttataaaattaagtttacattacttaatgtgtttgattattttgaacatttgggtttacagtgcaacttaacttccggtacacattcacaaacaatagtgcctgtagattatttctgataacaatcaaaagaaacccagaaccgttacttgactaaacttgtctctccattattttgaatttagactccgataccaagctcaaacGCTAGATGTCAacgtaccatacggtttgtttaaaaatgcgtcaaaactgaaggacccattcaacaaattgtttattttaaaaagtgaacatACAACACTATTCAACagatcgtttatttaatacatttaatacaattattatgcaataaaataataatataaattaatattaacataaattaaataaaatagttatattattagacactagccaaacacaaaccggaagttaattgGGGTCAGGCACGGGCactcacttaatccttggtgtttcgagtcagatccgtgggcgtggcttgttggttttgactaaatctttggtgtttcaagtcttacgaaacctttaccctaaccctaaccttactgtaaccatctaaactacctatgattgttaaaattgacgaaaaaacacgtttgggtgatcacgtctgactcgaaacaacaaggatttagtgagtgccgTCAGGCACGCGCGCTTCCGGTGACCCGGTCTATACCGATAGGGtatagtctcagcctcagacgtcacccCTACTTGACAGgccgttggctaaacgtcttaTGACGTTTTTCTAGGTTTTCTagattctaggttttcaatataagtggggctcagcctccaatgaggatatatatatatatatatatatatatatatataggctatagCCACACTATcagcaccacatactgtatacattactaaaataaataattaagaaagaataggcctatgcagaaaagcataaagacaagttagttattcaaatgaatatcacattaatctgtcaatctgcaacatttataattcaaagtgacaacaacagccacaaatccatataataaatgtcacaaattcaatcaactgctgaatcattatttagtaggaataacttgatatgtttccctgccattcgttctgattagcacgagcgctgtcactcctgtgcatgactgcgtgttcatctattacatccacaatgttttaaattaataataaaatactgaagcgtctgaaaaacgacaaagagcttctaggtacacttttgtttcctcggaactcagaacaatgaataacacagcCGCACCAGGCTGAACTACAGTAACGTAACTCTATCTGCCCGTCGACGTCTTTCAGGGGCTGTCAAAACTACCGTCAACTCTCTAtaactaatggctggaatacactacaagacttttaaaatctgaacagatttttaaaaactagGCATCATACACTTGCCGACTTTGTAAACGGTTTTAGGTGCAGAAAAATcaaacagcacatcatcatgactgacacatttctgtgcgctacaatatcatcatgatcgttttgctaaagtatgccgtcattggtgtgaagtgatgttttaattttgctggaggtaacgtaaacaactaacgttagttaaGGAGGGGTGAACGCAGGACAAAACCTGtttacagtggatgggaaagggtcttgtatTGCTCCCGAATCATAAGCTggatttataacaaagaatgtcaaaaatgcagatgtcatgttaataCACACACCTTGTAACGTTACtctgcttatgacgttcactccaatgtgctgaactgaagaatgcgccaaataacgcagcctaacgccgttttcataataagagttttaaaggggactataaagcgatctcgaattcttgtacagattacattattactcGCAATATTTTAGGGAGGCTAAGCTAGAACTTTAGGGGGGCTTTAGCTCccctaaaaagggcctagcaacgccactgctggaaacacttcagcatgttcgaagtcgtcatctgattggttgaatttcacaggatttctgAGAGAcatgcgtgtcgcgttctttaacagTCCCCCTGGAAACAACAAAGCcttctgatctaagaagtaattTGTCGTGTTTACagcggttgctataagaattcaccATGATCGACTAAATGctcaattcttaaaagtatgcgaggttcatggcataaacttataatcattgttgtttctgttaacttttgacacgttcgtgaatgtacatcgggtctgttactgcggggacttttccacgcctctaaacatgacgcggcacaaaacgaaatgtgattggttgctttacctgtcagtcatatggcctcttgggcgggccttggccaaagaaagcggcgataagtTCCAGACTCACTATCGATAGggtaacgttctgggaaccagaaactaatgTTCTATTTCTGTAAGGAAAACTTTCCTGGATAACAAAAACACACcttaaaaaataacgttctggaaACTAGAAACCAACGTTCtcggaaccaaaaattgttagctggtaCGGACTGTCCCAGCATTACTTTAATATAGTATTTGGTTAAGACTCACTCTAATCTGACatataaagagaaaacaaaataaatgcctCCTGCAGACTACAGTAAACAAGAAaagaattttaaaatatttttaaagcaatataTATACATGCGTGGCATAAGAAgttaacaaaattatttaaagggatagttcacccaaaaatgaaagtaaatgattccatcatcattcactcaccctcttgtcatttcaaacctctatgagtttctttctgctgcagaacacaaaagaagatattttgaagaatgttcaaaCAATGGcgatacccattcacttctattgtatggacacaaaaacaatgcaagtcaatagtactgctgttgtttggacagaattttcattttggggggaactatccctttaatttgcaAATCATTCCCTtgttttaaaccatttagacaTGAGCCAAAAACCTAATAATTCCTGTCAGCTTTACACTGTGGACATAATTAATGATTCTTATACACCGGGCATTACAGTTTTGACTCTCTTGGCTGATTTAACCTGAAATTTTCCCATTAAAGATAAGATTTTGTATTTAAGTTTAGGCGCTCAGACTTATTAGAAGCGCACCTTAACTCCcaacaaacattttttctttaaatcaatGTGCAATATTCTTGAATAGGTGTACTGTAAGGTCTCGCGTTTGCATGCAGAACAGTGCCATTAGCTGAATTAAGTGCTCAATGTTCTTTGGAGAACttttgtacattttctaaaAGTCTTTTGCATTTCTCGCTCTTTTGCCTTTTCTGAAAGAAGTTCATAGAATGTAGATTTCGGCCATGTgtgttatgtatttttctacTAACCATTTGTGCTGATTCGATATGATGGTTATAGTGGATTAAGCTTTGTGAAATTGGGAAGAATGTAGCTTGCAATATTTCTGTTAGTTTGGGCTTTAATTTATGGTGTGATAAGTCTTTTTTTAATTTCTCAGAAGTgtgtaaaatatcagttttacCTGAGTGTTATTAAAAGGGAATTCAATGACAATGTTTTTCCcttcttttttttattctttaataataatgtaatgtgaATACATTGAGATAATGACAAAATTACTTTGaacattttgaatgcacagtAGTTCTCTAAGGCCAGAGTTTGCGTGGCTGTGTCATTTTCAGAGTTTCCATGATTGTGGAATGCAGTTCCACCccctcttttcttttcttctttctccTCTTTTACTATTCTATATAGTAGACTAGAGAGAacgagatagatagatagatagatagatagatagatagatagatagatagatagatagatagatagatagatagatagatagatagatagatagatattatttttaaaatgttatttgttttttatttgtttttttcgtTAAAAAGTCATCTGTCCCACATGAGCGAGTAGTTTTAACAGTCCGTCTGACAATGAATCACAAGTTTCTCCACGCCCTGGGCGGCGCCAGTTTAAGTTCAATGACAGCTGACTCTAGGTACCATGATCCACAGTTCTCTACGATgcataacaaacaaaaagaacatCTATACAAAATCCTGGTCATCGGTGACTTGGGAGTGGGTAAAACCAGCATCATCAAACGCTATGTTCATCAGACATACTCCACAAACTACAGAGCGACTATCGGTGTGGATTTTGCGCTCAAGGTTCTGAACTGGGACTCCGAGACGGTCCGGCTACAGCTGTGGGACATCGCAGGTATGTCTCAGCGTTTATTACAAATGTGATGAAATGAGAGGACATGTTGAACACCAACacattttgggggggggggtgctgtcgatttattttatgttttatatgtacCTAAACATCACCGTTATACACGTGATACTGTATTCTTTTGTCAAATGTTCCggttcaaaatgtttaatcaacCACTTACGACACGATGCAACCGTTACAATTTCCCACATAGAActagctgtttttttttagagtaacttagcagtttgtaaaaaaaaatgaaaagaaagtaaACTGTTACGAACTTACATATAACAGCATCCTTTAGACTAACACAACCGTGGTTTTGGGCCTGTACGTatagtaaccatcgtttaccaCGATATATGTAGTAAAACTACAATTAAAATGTGATTAAAATGGTAATCAACCCCTAAACTATCATAGTGACTATTACTACAGTAAAACCATCCCATTTTGGCGAAAACTAAATAGTTTAAACAGAATACTATCCAGTGAATTTTTAATGGTTATCTCAGTTTCAATACCGAGTCCATTATTTCTTCACACAGTTAAATGAAGTTTAAAGGAATAACATAATTATGTTTAGGCTCAATGCAGACGTCCCCTATCCTTTGCTCGTCCTCGTCTATCGTCCTTCTCACGTGGCAAGCACATGCCGCTTAAACTCGGTTTCCGCGTACTTGGAGAGGTCTTGTGAGAGAGATTGAGAGATAAGAATGACATTGTTGGAATTTCTGTGTAAACACGCCACATATAGCTAAGGGTacatatataggcctacatttaaGATGTAGTAGCCCTACTTAACAACGGTTTAGAAAAAAAGTCTACTTAACATTTATTTAGCTATTTctattttcattcattcatttatttttttaagtgagAGTGGTGGTTTATGCCCCGTTACCACTgtttcccttacgaaaatttaaccatggttcattttcctAGAAGTTTATTATAGGCAAAAatgcataaacaaacaattaccAAATATaaccaaatatatatattttttatttatttaaaacattataatatTTTAAGCTAAATAGCAAATCGCTGCTGAAAAGGAGGATTTATTGGTTATAATGGGTTGGGAACTATAATGGTCTCAGTAAACCTGGAATAGGGCCTAACACACCACAAAATAAATTTGGTAATGGGTTTAATGGTAAACAGTTGAAAATAGCAGTGGTATTTGTAATGCAAACCATAATTCAAAAGCAAACCAATCCTTTAAGAGGACataatgttttgctaaaaagAATAACCTGCAAGGAAAACTGATTtataatttacaaaaataaaaacctttatTATACTAATTCATTAACCCCACGTTTTTTTCAAACTGGACTGGACCTTCGTGGATTTTTTCTTCATCATTACAATATTGACATCATTGAGGGTTTGTCTTCAGTATGCTGAACTCTCTTCCAGACATGACTCCgtagtgtcatggctctgcttcatttagtcatgtttttctttgtcctgtagcagggcttgacaccggttatccagccggcgtcaagccctgtccagccggccatccagccggcgtctagccctgtccagccggccttccagccggcatcaagacctttccagccagccttccagccggtccctgggaaactcccagggtcaaagactgttccccccaggacttatcctaagtcccccaggactccgcgccctcgagcgcagccggggactgggactattccccctaacccttttggactgccccctatgggtcCTGGATTGGGCcatccccccctcccatgtttgttatttttattatcacatCCTAATCCTTTCGTTTTGTATTCCTGTCTGCCCTTGATATTGTTTGCCATGTTTTGCCTTGttttgtctgtcacccagtctgtcttgtctcgtccgtctaccccttggtgagcacctggaggtgctcattaaaggggggggggcttctgtcatggctctgcttcatttagtcatgtttttcttggtcctgtagcagagccatgacaaagtctttggttatgtgtggagagaaacatatttttgtccttttgacaataatatgcgttctctccagtgtctcgtcattggccccgctcctctcgtttccttgtgatctttccctgagtgtttgattacccacacctgccccatgtcgttatccctcgtttgtgtttcctatatataccctcttgtttctttgtcttgtgttggtggatTATATGTGTGATGTGCATATGTTCTATGGATGTACTATGTTGGTGTGTTTCGTTCTtcagccttgccttgccttgtctTATCCTGTCCGTGAGTCCTGTTTAGTTAAGTTAGTTGTTGttagtgttctttggtttttgtcttgccccctcgtgggaagtttttattttgtatttatcctTTGTTCGTTtattccccatcgagggtgttttgttttgtacccttttgttttgttaaaaataataaaatcctctttgttaaccccttcaccaccgcctgcctgcatttgggttctctcctGCCACAGTTCGTGACAAGTAGTTGTAAATCTGTCATAAACTCCTCGTGCTTCCCAGGAAATCATCTGATTAAATTTCATGAACTGAAAAATGCTGAGTTCATCTTAGCGTATTAATATTGCACCACACATTGAGCTTATTTCTGCTTTCCGAAAGCAAACACATTTTGCCAAGTTGTCAAATTGGCTGTGAGGATTTCTGAAATAGGTATTCCCCAATGAAACCTCAAATGTCCCGCAAACATGCTGTAACAGTAGCAAAACTTCCAGTGTGAACCTGCAAAAATACAGAAGCTTTGAGAAGTTTATTTTAGTTAcagatttaaaatatatatggtAATTCATTGTTAGAATTTGAAGGCAATTACACATCTGGTTGGTTATACACCTGTTTAATATCTCCCTTAACCGCATACtttgtgcagttttttttaagaaatacattttctgtagtCCACCAATTGTGAAGGAGACTGCTGTCAGCCCCATGGAGATCAACAAATACCTCCTGATTCTAATTTCGAACAAATAACAACAAACTGGCGACAGAAACAGCTGTTCTAGAGAAAGCTGTGCCATGTTGCCAGCCCAGAAGAGTGGCTGCATTCAGAATGAGacaagagagaaacacagagagagaatatTGCATTTGGAAACATCCTTTGCAGTAATGAGCGTATTCTACTCAATAAGACCCACAGGAAGGTTTGCTGTGGATACGGCTCAGAAATATGCACAGTGTCGAAAAGTGCACACAGTGCATTTTAAATAGTTCATTGTATAGAGTCATGCTCTATATTAAATAGATTAAATAGAGAGCTTAATCTCTCGCTTCCCAGTTGCTTCTCATGTGAAAAAAAACCAATCCGTAATTGCCATGAAATGGAAAGTCTCAAATAATACTCAATATTTCTTAAATAGTCACTCATTCATGTAGTCTGTTTTATTTACcctgtgttttacatttcataCTATTTTCAACCTTGTTTCTCTATCTGTAGGTCAGGAGCGCTTCGGGAACATGACCCGGGTTTATTACAGGGAGGCCATGGGGGCGATCATTGTTTTCGACGTAACCAGGCCCACAACATTTGAGGCCATTTCTAAATGGAAGGAGGATCTGGACTCGAAATTAATACGTTCAAATGGCCAGGGTATTGCCACAGTGCTCCTGGCCAATAAGTGTGACCAAAATAGAGACTTTCTGACTAACAACAGCCTGAAAATGGACCAATACTGCAAAGAGAATGGCTTTGTTGGCTGGTATGAGACGTCAGCTAAGGTAAAGTATAACATACCTTTATGTTTTTAGGTGTTTCAACTAATAACAGTCTATCATTGTGTCTATGATTTAAACAAGTACTCTGGTAGTATCATGGTTCAGTGATCACTGTTATTAGTAATGCTGTATACTTTATTATATGTCTTTATTTACTACGACATTTGGATTTTTGCATCTTCgctgtaaagggatagtttacccaaaaatgaaaattcaatcatttactcaccctcatgtcatttcaaacctgtttgactttctatcttctgcagaacacaaaaaaagatattttgaagaatgttggtaaccaaacaacgatggtgcccattcacttgcattggttttgtgcccgtacaatagaagtgttcggttaccaacattcttcgaaatatcttcttttgtgttccttagaagaaagtcatacgggtttgaaatgacatgagggtgagttaatgatagaattttctattttttggttgaactttaACTTTATGAACCTTCAAGCTCATAAACCTTCAGTATAAGCGTACCAGTTATTGAAGCGTTTACCAAATCATGTGaccaaattacatttaaaaagtgcCAAAGGCCACTGTAAAAGGGCAAGGGATGTTTTACAATTGAACCTAATGTACTTTTGTGTCTGTGATTAAGCAAATCATGTACATAAGAACCAACTGACACAACTTATGTTACAACTCACATAACTTATTGACTTACTGGTGCCTGGGgggatcttaaagggatagttcacccaaacaaaattctttcatcatttacacatcctcatgtcattttaaatctgtatgactctctttcttttgcgaaacacaaaagcagatattttgaagaatgttggtagccgagcaacattgacccccattggcttccattgtgGACACAAaccctgagacatttctcaaaatatattttgtgtttcacggaagaaagagtcataaacaggttttgaaagacatgagggtgaataaatgaccacagatttttgtgtgtattttatgtaaataacAAATGTCTTTTGTTTGGACAGTACTTGTATTGTTAAGGAACCCTTGGCTCAAGATGAAGGCTTGTGATTTAAGCTCATTAATATTTGCATCCTAATTACACCTGCCAGTCACAGAGCCGTTGCCGAGGGAAACAGAATGGACACTGTTTATCTCATTTAATCCTATAGGCATGTTTTAAAAAGacctatttatttcatttattttagcaCCCTTTCCATTCATCCTTAATGAAGAGTCTAAGCAGTCAtaaattaaaggcggggtgtccgatttctcttagccgttg
This genomic interval carries:
- the rab38b gene encoding ras-related protein Rab-38b → MNHKFLHALGGASLSSMTADSRYHDPQFSTMHNKQKEHLYKILVIGDLGVGKTSIIKRYVHQTYSTNYRATIGVDFALKVLNWDSETVRLQLWDIAGQERFGNMTRVYYREAMGAIIVFDVTRPTTFEAISKWKEDLDSKLIRSNGQGIATVLLANKCDQNRDFLTNNSLKMDQYCKENGFVGWYETSAKENVNINEASNFLVKHIMASENDILKSVVPDTISPQLNSTKELPCSACFKP